A section of the Terriglobales bacterium genome encodes:
- a CDS encoding lipid-binding SYLF domain-containing protein, protein MRRFISPLMILALMVSCSRLASAGVSSKVIDRFERSGQVMQEMIDAPDKGIPKGMLDHARCVAVVPSLKKGGFGLGARFGHGFVTCRRGMTGSWGPVSSFKIAGGTFGFQIGLESVDVVLLFVNQRGVERLLEDEFALGGDASVSAGPVGRTAEAGTDISLRSEIYSYARSRGLFAGVSLDGARMYHDGDVNKDLYGREIKVKDILITPKVGMPAHAAHLIGVLNKCSPRAPYVKK, encoded by the coding sequence GCAGGCGTTTCCAGCAAGGTTATCGATCGCTTCGAGCGCTCCGGACAGGTGATGCAGGAGATGATCGACGCACCCGACAAGGGCATTCCCAAGGGCATGCTCGATCACGCTCGCTGCGTGGCCGTGGTGCCTTCACTCAAGAAAGGTGGTTTCGGCCTCGGGGCACGATTTGGGCATGGCTTTGTGACGTGCCGGAGGGGAATGACTGGCTCATGGGGCCCCGTATCGTCATTCAAGATTGCGGGCGGAACCTTCGGATTTCAGATTGGACTGGAGTCAGTCGACGTCGTTCTCCTTTTTGTGAATCAGCGGGGAGTTGAAAGGCTATTGGAGGACGAGTTTGCGCTGGGCGGTGACGCCTCAGTCTCCGCTGGTCCAGTAGGACGAACAGCCGAGGCGGGAACCGACATATCGCTTCGTTCAGAGATCTATTCTTATGCGCGTTCACGCGGATTGTTCGCGGGGGTCTCGCTGGACGGCGCGCGCATGTACCATGACGGAGATGTAAACAAGGACCTATATGGTCGTGAGATCAAGGTGAAGGATATCCTCATCACGCCCAAGGTCGGCATGCCGGCCCACGCGGCACATCTGATTGGAGTGCTCAACAAGTGCTCTCCACGGGCACCGTACGTGAAGAAGTAG